TGGCAAATAATCGCTCAGCTCGCCTTCTGATCTGGCTAACCGGGCCTATAGCGTCCGGTAAGTTGAGGTGCTCAGGAAGTACCTCGTCGCCGCTGCTTACTAACAGTGCAAAGTGAATGACATTTTCAAGCTCACGAGTGTTGCCGGGCCAACTATGCAGTTCAAGCACCTGCTGGGCAGCTTCACTGATCAACGGCACGGGTAGGTTCAGGCGCTGGCTGTAGATACCCAGAAAGTATTCGGCCAACGACAAAATATCCCCCACCCGCTCGCGCAAAGCAGGCAGCTCAAGACTGCCTTCACTCAAATAGTGGAAAAGTCGTTCATTGAATTTCCCGACTGCCACCGCCTGCGCCAGATCGATACTGGTGGCCGCTACCAAACGCACGTCCACCGGGCTCGGTTGCTGGGCGCCGACGCGGGTCACTTCATGGTTTTCCAGCGCGGCCAAGAGCTTGGTCTGAATTGGCAACGGGAGGTCGCCAATTTCATCCAGGTATAAAGTTCCGCCATTGGCCGAGCCAAACCAACCCGCGCGGCTGCTGACTGTGCCGCTGTGTGCGCTGGCGGTATAACCGAATAGTTCGGCATCGGCGTAACTGGGGCTAATGGCGCCACAATTCACCGAAACAAAGAGCCCCGCCCGATCACTGCCACGGTGAATATGCCGGGCCAGCAGTTCCTTGCCGCTGCCGGTCTCGCCCCGGATCAATACGGGCAAACTTCGGGGAGCCAGACTTTCCAGCTCTTCGGGCAATTGACGTGAGCGTGGGTCGACAAAGACCAAGGCTTTGGCACGAATGCTCAGCGGGCTTTTTTCTGCATCGGGAAAGGTCGGCAATGGCTGGCCGAAAGTTTCGTGAAGGCTCATGGCGAACTCCCGCCTGAGTCCTTACGGCGGCTCAAGCGTTAAAAGTAAACAGCAGGCCCAAACGGCCCGACGAGAAATTTAGATTCAAGCGCGGCGAAGCGTGTGCAATTCGATTCGATTTTGCAGGCGGTATAAATAGGCGAATCCCTGCTCCCAGCGTCGGTGCCCAGACTTCACATTGATGTGCCCTGCCCCACTAAGAAGGCCCACTTCAGCCCCCCAATTAAGCGCCAGCGTCCGGGCGCGCTCGGTGCTAACCGCCGAGTCGTTGTTCGAAGTGACCACCTGAGTGGGAAACGGCAGTAGCTGAGTAGGAATCGGCGCGAAGTTACGTAGCGCGGGCGCGCACGTCGGCCGCTCGACATCGGCCGGTGCGACCAGTAAGGCACCGCGCACCTGTTGCAGCGATTGCCGGGACGCCAACGCAGCCCAATGCGCAACGGTGATGCAACCCAAGCTGTGAGCAATCAGAATCACCGGCGTACTGTCAGCGGTAATTGCACACTGCAACTCATCCACCCAGTCTTCAAGGCGCGGTTTAAGCCAGTCGGCCTGCTCCACCCGCGCACTGTTGGGTAAGCTGTGCTGCCAATGCGTCTGCCAGTGATCGTCTGGCGAACCTTGCCAGCCCGGCACTATCAGATAGCGGATCGATTCGTTGCGCATGGGGCATCTCCTGCACGTTGCGTTCAAGGGCAAAGTATAGAGACGGGGGATATATTCGTTTAGGAATAAAAAACTATTTATTAAGATCGTAAAAGAATAACCCACTGTAGGTACTACCAAAGACTGCGATTCGACCAGAGACCGGGCGTTTTCTGCGCGACAGCACGGCGTCGAAGACGTGGCGGCCCCTCCTACAGTGGCTCGGGATTTACTCGGCTGCGACGCCTTTGATTTGGTCCAACCAACTGGTTTTCTCTTCGGCGGGAAGACTGTCAAACAAGTCTTTGGCCATTTTTGCGACCTTCGCCGTTTTGTGGGCGTTGAGCAGGGCTTTAAGCTCTGGCGTGGTGGCGGTTTCGTCGCTGAGGGTGGGCGGAATCGGCAAGGCGTTAACCAGTTTCAGTACGTCGCCGGTGTCTTGGGTGAAGGCGCGGAGGTTGTCGAGGTTGCCTAGCATGGGCAGGGCCATGCCGGTCAGGGTGTCGAAGGCGCTGATGCCCGGCAGGCCGACTTTGCCTCGAAACACCGGAATCCCAAACGACGGTGCCAACAACCCCACCAGATAACGGGGGTCATGACGCTTGATGCTCAGGCCAATGCTGGCGACCGCGACAGCGACGCCGATCACTTGCTCAGTGGACACCAGAGCTGACAGGGCTTTGCTCGACTCGTTGTCGAAGAAAATGCAGCGGTAGCGGAAGTAATCGGTGAATAACTCGCGCTCGCCCAGGGCGGCGTTCATGAACCAGGCACGGGAGTCGTGAACCTGCTCGTCGAAAAAATCGGTCAGGGTCTGCGCTCTATCGCTGAGGATTTCAAAACTGCGGGGGGCGTAGAGCTTGTTGAAGACGATATTGGCCTTTCGGCGCATTCGAATGTATTCCTCAGCTTCGTCCTCTTCATTGGTCAAGTACACCCAGCCGCCCAGGGTGACGTGGGCGAGGGTAGCAAGGCTAAGGGTATCGGCGTCCCACGACAGCCCCCAAAAAGAGGGCACGTAGTCACGGCGAAACTCGTCCATGGCGTTGTCCATTTGCGCTTGGTCAAGGCTGGGTTCGAAGGCTTTGCGCATGTTGAACGTCGTCGGCTTTTCAGCACCGATACGTTGTTCATAGGCCAGTTTGATCGCCAGGTGTTCCTCATGGGTTGCCAACGTCGTACCTGACAACTCGCGCAATGGCCGGCCCTCATGGATGGCTTTTTCTTCGGCGAATTGTCGTTGGTGCAGGGCTTTGAATGCACCGCGCTCCGGAGGGGTCATGTCCTTGCCCTGAAAATGCTGGTAAGCGGCGGTGTGCTTGAACCTGTAACTGGCATAGCGATTGATCCGCCAGGCAGTGAGCATTTCCAGTTCGCTTTCCATGGCTTCTTTGAGGGGGCCGGTTTTGTGGAAAGAGAGCCAGGTGTTGAAGCGGTGGGTGAGGGTTTCGGAGACGGCGAAGGCTTCAAGGGTTTCTCTGTCCATTTCCAGCCAAGGCCATTTTTCCTTTTGCTCCGCACTGAGTGCGTCTTTAGGCGCCTGAAGAGGGGCGCCGACGGCATAAGCTTCGGCATACATATGGTGTAGAGGAATTTGCGACAGCACATCCTTGCTTCCCGCTATCGCCTTCCCTTGTTCGCCCGGCGCATAACCACCGCCCACATCCGAGTGCACGCCGGGATAGAGGTATTCAAACGTTCCCTTACGGTAGGTTGACGCGCCGTTCGGATCGTCAGGATTGTCCTTGCGCCGAATTGAATCCAGTGGAAAGCAGCCGCGCTGCTCATGAGCCGCGACCAAATGCACGCAGCGCTCCAGAAACTTCTCCGACTCCGGCAAACGCATGGAGTCATCGGCCCAGCCCATGTGCCCGGCGGCAAACGGGGCCACGTAGGCCACGCCCACCGAGGCCACGGTATCGAACAGACCCATGAAGCCAATGCTGATGGGGATTCCGGCGAACAGGTAACAGGTTTCACCCTCCACTTCGACCTTGGTCAGTGCCTCCAGCCAGTTGGCGAACGCCCGGGCCTCGGCAGCGCCCCGAGAGAAACCATAGATCCACAGGCGCATGCCGATGATGCGCGGGACGGTCTTGCGCGCATGCACGTAGTCGACCTTTTTTTGCAGGGCCAGCAACGGTGCTTGCAGGGCTTGTTGGCGGCGGGCAAATCCATCTTTAAGCAGTGAGGCGCCAAGCATGTCTTCGGTGACCGAGGTGCCCATTTGTTTAACCAAGGCGTAAGCGTCTGGAGATTGCAAACGTTCATCCCCACAGCTCTGCCAACGGCATCCAAGAGCCGAGTGATGCCCCAGTTGATCCGGTTTTCACCGCCTATCGCCGTCTTTAGCCCGTTTTCATCCGGTTCAAATTCGCCGATTTCCTTGAACTCGGTGCCCACGCCTTGCATGTAATACCGATAAAAGCCCAGCCTGTTCGCTCGGCTTTCAGCGCCGTTCGCACTGTCGCCGAGACTGGCATGGTAAAGCCGCGCCACATTGGTGGTGGTGGGTGGCTGGGCAAGTTTGTCCGAAGGTTCGTGGTTGTTGGTGCCGTCGAAACACAGGCTGATATTCAATGCTTTCATGCACGGCGGCCCAGGGTAGGTGCGGCCCTCTGCTTTGGCGGCTTTTTCAGCGGCATAGCCTGCCAGAATCTCGGGCCGGATTTGCGTGCGGTAATTGAGCCCGACGTCTAAGTGGTTGCGAGGTAACAGGCCTTCTTTTTTGAAGGGCGGCGTCGGTGTTAAAGACGCCGACGCGGGGCGTTGCGAAGCTGAATTCAAGGTGCTGGACATACGGCAGGTTCTTCCATTTTGGATGGGTAGCTGAAGGGATACTTGGCATGGCCAGGCGTGGCCGCGACCGCCGAGACGGCGACTTGATCGCAAGGCAAAAAATGGACGTCAACGACGCCCAGCACTTCATACGGCGCCACCTCCACGACGGCGCGGTGGCGGGTGTTGTTGGTCTTTTCTTTTTTCATCCGAACATGCCACGCATCGGAGAATCGAGGCTCAGGCCAGTCTGCATAGGCGTGGGGCGTCGGATCTTTCTCCCACTCCACCACCACGGTCAGGCCGGGGTGCCATTGCCGCGGCAGGGTCACGCAGCAGTTCTGGCTGCCGCCCCCGCCGTAAGGCCCGATGTTCGGACCGCCATTGCCGTTGACCATGAAGTAATTGAGGCCGCCGAGGTGTGGCTGTAGCCCTCGATGGGCGCGCCGAGGCGGTCGGGTAATGATTGGCTGCACGCTTGCAGCATCATTGCGCTCAACGCGCAGGTCGTCAGCCATTGCGCTTTAGTCGGTGGGATAGGGTTTGTTTGGAGATGCTGCAAGCTCGCCATCGGCTGTCCTTTCTGTTTCGGAAGGTGTCGACGAGCATGGTTGGTCAAGCAGTGGTCGGAGGTATGTAGGCTGAGGCGCGTTTATTTGCGGGAAATTTCCGAAATTGCGGAATAAGCATTTCAAATGCGCTTAATTTCGGCGTATGGCCGGCGGAAACAGGCAATTGCCAGGAAGAGAGGAGTCAAAACCGCAGAATAAAAAAGGGCCGCTCCCTGTCTAAGAAGCAGCCCACAAAACCTTTATCAGATCCTATCCACACTCTGTGACAAAAAGACTACCGCCCGCCCTCTTACTCCCGATCAGGCTTGCGCTGCTGTCACCGAGTCAGTTGAAGTTTCTTTCACCCGAACAAACCGATTCGCCCGGCTGAACGTACCAAAATCATTAAACCGCACGCCCATTTCAGCCATGACTTTATGCGCAACCGGGCTGGTCATCTGGCGGATGTAAAACGGTTCTTTTACGACAAAATGGTGAATGCCGTGGGTGCTGCCGAAGTTGAAGCAGAACGCCTGCAACGGCCACATCCATTTCGAATTGAGCACTTGGCATTGCTGCATGACGTTGCCCAGCTCCACGTCGCCGTAGTAATGCATGTTGGAACTGACGAAGTGCAGGCAAAACGTGCGCAACACGTTGGGGCCGACCAGTACCACCACAGCAATATCGACCACATGCATCGCCGCCAGCGTATTAGCCGACCAATCAACGGGCGCGCCGAATACGTGAGCGATGCCATTGGCCGCATGGAACCCGAGGAACACGTACCAGGTGCCCCAATTCAGCAGGGCCAACGGCGCGTAAACGCGTAGCGTGCGCTTGAGGATCGAGAACTTATGCGACCAGGTTTTCGCCCGGAGCATGCGAATCAGCGACGACATGACGTTATCGCCCACCATCAGCAGCCGCGCAAAACCCCAAGGCTCACCGTTGGTGATGGCGCGCTCTTCCATGTCGGTTTCGGTGCCGGATACCTTGTGGTGGTTGAGGTGCAGGTGGCGTCTGATCCACGGGTTAATGGTGCTCGGGCGTGCCATCCAGACCAGCGCCAACATCAGGTTGTGCGGGATGCGCTGTTTGCGAAAATACATGCTGTGAATCAGATCGTGTTCCAACTCATGGGTCAGCGAGGCGAGAAAGGCGTTTAGCAGCAAACACACCCACCACGCCATGTATCCCGCGATATAGAGGGCTGCGCTTGCGAGCATGCCGCTCAGGGCAAAGGTCAAAATGCCGACACCGATGGCGTCCTGGTGTTTGAGGATCGGGTAGCGTTGGCGCAATTGGTCGCCACGGGCCATCACTGCCGCGCGAATATGCGCTGATCGCTGTTGTGCATTCAGTCTGTCGGGACTTGCAGAAGTACCCTGCATGCTTCCATCCTCTGGTTATTGAGCTAGCGTTATCGAAGGGATTACCGATGGATCACACAGTGCACCCATGGGCGAGACCTCGCCCGACCGCAAACGCCAACCTATTGACCGCACGCGCCAATTGTTATGACTGAAACCACGACGCTCGCCAGCTGGACTCGCGCCCTGCGCAAGCAACTCGACGCTCTTGGCCTCGACAGCGTGGCGCTGTGCCAAACCGCCGGGCTGGATCCGCAGCTGATGGATGACCCAAATGCGCGTTACCCGGTGACCGGAACTACCCGTCTATGGCAGTTAGCCGTTCAAGCCAGCGGCGACCCAGCGATTGGCTTGCGGGTATCGCGGTTCGTCAGCCCAACTACGTTTCATGCGCTGGGCTATGCGTTGGTAGCCAGCGGCACGCTGCAGGAAGTGTTCGCGCGTATCGTGCGTTATCACGAGGTGGTTAGCGATGTGCTGGCGCTGGACCTGCGTCGGAACGCTGAGCGATATGAGTTTCGCTTCAGCGCTGCCAAAGGTAACCCTGAGCCCGCCAATGAGGCGATTGATGCCTTTGCGGCGATATATGTGCGCACTTGTCGCAACCGGTTGGGCCGTGACTACGTGCCGCTGGCAGTGCACCTTCAGCGGCCCGAACCGTTGGACCCACAGCCCTGGCACGATGTTTTTCGCGCTCCAATCATGTTTTCCGCTAAAGAAAACCTTCTGGAGTTTTCGTCTATCGACTTCGACAGTCGGTTGGAAGATGGCAACCCGGAATTGGCCGAGCACAATGAAGCGGTGCTCAAGCGCACCCTTGAACAACTCAAACCGATGACTTGGGAACGTCGGGTTCGCGCTGCGATAGAAGCACAATTACCCGACGGTGAACCGTCTGCCGAGTACATCGCGCAAACCTTGCACCTAAGCTTGCGCAGCTTGCAACGACATTTGGCCGACGAAGGCTTTCGCTATGATTTGCTGTTGAATCAGTGTCGACAGAATCTTGCGATCCAGCACATGCGTGAGCCGCGCATATCAATGAGCGAAATCGCCTACCTGCTGGGTTTTGCTGACACCAGCAGTTTCAGTCGCGCCTTCAAACGCTGGACCGGACAGACACCGAGCCAGTTTCGCGACGGCCTGGGCAGGTAAATCAAATACCCTGTGTAATAGAGGCGGCGTGGCAGAAAGCTTCCCGAAAGACGCGGTACTTCAGATAAACCGCGTCGCGCGCCCATCGCCAAGTTGGCGCCTGCGGGGTCGCGTTTCTGCGCCACAGAGGGTTTTCAACCGTTCAGCACCGCCAACTGATACCCCACACCACCCATGGTATGGATCAGTTTTGGTACGTAGCGTTCGTCGATTTTCGAACGTAGCCGGTGTATTGCGATTTCGACCTTTTGACTGTCGTTATTGAACACTTGCGAAGCAATCAGTGAGCGAGAGATCACGTCGCCTTGACGGCTTGCCAGCAACTGCAGCAGTTCAAATTCTTGATCACTCAGGGAGATCCGCTGCCCGCCGCGACTAACCCTCTGCCGCTGTACGTCGATCTCTAAGTCGGCGATGGCGTAATTGTCGGCAGTGCCGGTAGGACCCCGTCGCAACAATGTACGCACTCGCACTAACAGCTCTTCGAAGGTGAACGGCTTTAGCAAATAATCATCTGCGCCCAGTTCCAAACCGCGCAGCCGGTCTTCGATGGCGTCGCGAGCAGTAAGGAACAACACCGGCGTGGTGCCTCGCTGACGGATCAGTTGCAGCAATTGCCAGCCATTAAGACCTGGCAACATGACATCCAAGATGACCAGATCGTAGGTGTGCTCTTCGACAAAGTGGCGACCTGACAACCCGTTATGCGCGACATCCACCACAAACCCGGACTCGCCCAATCCTTTGGCCAGAAGATTGGCCGTATTGGCATCGTTTTCAACTAACAGCAAACGCATGGCGCACCTCATTAATCGTGCTAATAGGCTAAGCCGATTAACTAGCTGCCGCACGCAGTTTATTAAAATCCAGGACTTCGATGTCATCAGAACTTAGTTTCACCACGCCCCGCGCCTGCAAATCGTGAAGAACACTAACCAGCGTCGGTTTTGAAAGGGCTAACCAGCGCGCCAACTGCGTCGATGGCAGCCGGATAAACCAGGGCGACCCATTGAGCGAGCCATAACCCTGGCTGATCAGTAGCAGAAAAAAAGCCACGCGGGCTACAGTTGGCAGACGGTGGTGCTGTTCCAGTTGCGCTTCAGGCATCCTTACCTTCTGCTCCAACAATGATGCGAACTGACGCCGATACGAGGGATTTTTTCCCAGCAGTCGCTCTAGATCCGTTTGAGGTATATGCAAAACAATACTCTGCGCATGGGAATACACGTCGTGAGTACGCGGCAAGCCATCAAACAACGACACCTCGCCGAACCAGAAAGGCAGGTCTGTTGACGAAGCCACGGTCGGCTTTATGTGCTCTTGGTCATCGCCGACCCGAACTGCGCCTTCTAGTACTGCATACAGACCACACGGCGGATCACCACGCCGGAACAACAGCCTGCCGGGTGTCAAGCGACGCTGCTTTGCCGCGTCGAGCACGCCATCTTGTAAAGCTGCGGGCAAATTACTGAACCAATAATTGCTCAGTAGCCGGCCTCGCCATAACGCTCCATTCATGCCATCTCCCTTATTTACCGTGTATTGCTAACAACCGCTCAGATCAATTAACTGTCGGTCAGCTTCTGTCAGACCTTAGGTTTGAAAAACAACGTTTCGCCGCGCGCCAGGCCCGTGAGGCTGTCATGGTCTTTAACCACTTCGGCTTCGATCAATTCGCTCTGACCTTCGACCTCTAACGTCACGCGCGTGGTCGAGCCCAATGGCCGAATGTCGCGTACCTTTGCCGCATGGTGGTCTTCCAGCTCATGACGGAAAAGCGCCACTGCATGAGGGCGGAACAATACGTGATTGTCTTCGCCAAGGTGTAACCGGTTGGAATCACCAAGGAAGTGACAAACAAAATCTCTTGAAGGTATTGAAGTTTTTACATTTGATGCTCAGGTAAGCAGTAGGCAACGTAGAGCGCTTTGCGCAGCTCTAAATCTTGAATCGGCGCACTAGCGGGGCAGTTGTAGCAACGTGCTGTACAAAACTTCCGGCGGCTGTGGGCGACCGAATAGATAGCCTTGACCAAGCTCACAGTGATTTTCCAACAGGAAACTAGCTTGCTCAGGTCTTTCTATGCCCTCAGCCAGCACCTTCATGCCTAGCGCCCGCGCCAACGCGATAACGATTCGAACAATGGCGGCATCATCTTCGTCATGAGGAAGCCCG
The nucleotide sequence above comes from Pseudomonas sp. AB6. Encoded proteins:
- a CDS encoding sigma 54-interacting transcriptional regulator, whose product is MSLHETFGQPLPTFPDAEKSPLSIRAKALVFVDPRSRQLPEELESLAPRSLPVLIRGETGSGKELLARHIHRGSDRAGLFVSVNCGAISPSYADAELFGYTASAHSGTVSSRAGWFGSANGGTLYLDEIGDLPLPIQTKLLAALENHEVTRVGAQQPSPVDVRLVAATSIDLAQAVAVGKFNERLFHYLSEGSLELPALRERVGDILSLAEYFLGIYSQRLNLPVPLISEAAQQVLELHSWPGNTRELENVIHFALLVSSGDEVLPEHLNLPDAIGPVSQIRRRAERLFASAEVGQLAELKQLLAELTKRVT
- a CDS encoding alpha/beta hydrolase; translation: MRNESIRYLIVPGWQGSPDDHWQTHWQHSLPNSARVEQADWLKPRLEDWVDELQCAITADSTPVILIAHSLGCITVAHWAALASRQSLQQVRGALLVAPADVERPTCAPALRNFAPIPTQLLPFPTQVVTSNNDSAVSTERARTLALNWGAEVGLLSGAGHINVKSGHRRWEQGFAYLYRLQNRIELHTLRRA
- a CDS encoding DUF2235 domain-containing protein, producing the protein MQSPDAYALVKQMGTSVTEDMLGASLLKDGFARRQQALQAPLLALQKKVDYVHARKTVPRIIGMRLWIYGFSRGAAEARAFANWLEALTKVEVEGETCYLFAGIPISIGFMGLFDTVASVGVAYVAPFAAGHMGWADDSMRLPESEKFLERCVHLVAAHEQRGCFPLDSIRRKDNPDDPNGASTYRKGTFEYLYPGVHSDVGGGYAPGEQGKAIAGSKDVLSQIPLHHMYAEAYAVGAPLQAPKDALSAEQKEKWPWLEMDRETLEAFAVSETLTHRFNTWLSFHKTGPLKEAMESELEMLTAWRINRYASYRFKHTAAYQHFQGKDMTPPERGAFKALHQRQFAEEKAIHEGRPLRELSGTTLATHEEHLAIKLAYEQRIGAEKPTTFNMRKAFEPSLDQAQMDNAMDEFRRDYVPSFWGLSWDADTLSLATLAHVTLGGWVYLTNEEDEAEEYIRMRRKANIVFNKLYAPRSFEILSDRAQTLTDFFDEQVHDSRAWFMNAALGERELFTDYFRYRCIFFDNESSKALSALVSTEQVIGVAVAVASIGLSIKRHDPRYLVGLLAPSFGIPVFRGKVGLPGISAFDTLTGMALPMLGNLDNLRAFTQDTGDVLKLVNALPIPPTLSDETATTPELKALLNAHKTAKVAKMAKDLFDSLPAEEKTSWLDQIKGVAAE
- a CDS encoding DUF3304 domain-containing protein translates to MADDLRVERNDAASVQPIITRPPRRAHRGLQPHLGGLNYFMVNGNGGPNIGPYGGGGSQNCCVTLPRQWHPGLTVVVEWEKDPTPHAYADWPEPRFSDAWHVRMKKEKTNNTRHRAVVEVAPYEVLGVVDVHFLPCDQVAVSAVAATPGHAKYPFSYPSKMEEPAVCPAP
- a CDS encoding fatty acid desaturase → MQGTSASPDRLNAQQRSAHIRAAVMARGDQLRQRYPILKHQDAIGVGILTFALSGMLASAALYIAGYMAWWVCLLLNAFLASLTHELEHDLIHSMYFRKQRIPHNLMLALVWMARPSTINPWIRRHLHLNHHKVSGTETDMEERAITNGEPWGFARLLMVGDNVMSSLIRMLRAKTWSHKFSILKRTLRVYAPLALLNWGTWYVFLGFHAANGIAHVFGAPVDWSANTLAAMHVVDIAVVVLVGPNVLRTFCLHFVSSNMHYYGDVELGNVMQQCQVLNSKWMWPLQAFCFNFGSTHGIHHFVVKEPFYIRQMTSPVAHKVMAEMGVRFNDFGTFSRANRFVRVKETSTDSVTAAQA
- a CDS encoding AraC family transcriptional regulator, coding for MTETTTLASWTRALRKQLDALGLDSVALCQTAGLDPQLMDDPNARYPVTGTTRLWQLAVQASGDPAIGLRVSRFVSPTTFHALGYALVASGTLQEVFARIVRYHEVVSDVLALDLRRNAERYEFRFSAAKGNPEPANEAIDAFAAIYVRTCRNRLGRDYVPLAVHLQRPEPLDPQPWHDVFRAPIMFSAKENLLEFSSIDFDSRLEDGNPELAEHNEAVLKRTLEQLKPMTWERRVRAAIEAQLPDGEPSAEYIAQTLHLSLRSLQRHLADEGFRYDLLLNQCRQNLAIQHMREPRISMSEIAYLLGFADTSSFSRAFKRWTGQTPSQFRDGLGR
- a CDS encoding response regulator — translated: MRLLLVENDANTANLLAKGLGESGFVVDVAHNGLSGRHFVEEHTYDLVILDVMLPGLNGWQLLQLIRQRGTTPVLFLTARDAIEDRLRGLELGADDYLLKPFTFEELLVRVRTLLRRGPTGTADNYAIADLEIDVQRQRVSRGGQRISLSDQEFELLQLLASRQGDVISRSLIASQVFNNDSQKVEIAIHRLRSKIDERYVPKLIHTMGGVGYQLAVLNG
- a CDS encoding Crp/Fnr family transcriptional regulator, producing MNGALWRGRLLSNYWFSNLPAALQDGVLDAAKQRRLTPGRLLFRRGDPPCGLYAVLEGAVRVGDDQEHIKPTVASSTDLPFWFGEVSLFDGLPRTHDVYSHAQSIVLHIPQTDLERLLGKNPSYRRQFASLLEQKVRMPEAQLEQHHRLPTVARVAFFLLLISQGYGSLNGSPWFIRLPSTQLARWLALSKPTLVSVLHDLQARGVVKLSSDDIEVLDFNKLRAAAS